A region of Legionella donaldsonii DNA encodes the following proteins:
- a CDS encoding sulfite exporter TauE/SafE family protein encodes MIVIYLFVGVFTGLLAMLFGFGGGFVVVPILFWLLPLHGVAIDLAMHVAIGTSLMLMLINMVYTTALHFRSQNLDIPLLKQMLPLLILGAIFGASTASMIDSQWLRYIFMTLIGLVLLRTIKQEFFKKDSSVARKPSKTTLRILSLITGTIASLLGIGGSVIIVPFFRYYRVPMNKVSGLANALAIPSGVVGSIIFALAGSQETHLPPYSTGYIYWPAVLGIFIGSTLGVKIGGYLSKIMPDILYGKIYALLLLLVFISMALH; translated from the coding sequence ATGATTGTAATTTATCTCTTTGTCGGTGTGTTTACAGGCTTACTAGCCATGTTGTTTGGCTTTGGTGGTGGCTTTGTGGTTGTCCCTATCTTATTTTGGCTCTTACCTTTACACGGTGTAGCGATAGACTTGGCTATGCATGTTGCGATTGGTACTTCCCTTATGCTGATGTTAATCAATATGGTGTATACCACAGCGTTGCACTTTCGTAGCCAAAATTTAGACATTCCCTTACTCAAGCAAATGCTGCCTTTGTTAATTTTGGGTGCCATTTTCGGTGCATCCACTGCAAGTATGATCGATTCCCAATGGTTAAGATATATTTTTATGACTTTAATAGGATTGGTTTTATTACGCACAATTAAACAGGAGTTTTTTAAAAAAGATTCATCCGTAGCAAGAAAACCAAGTAAAACCACTTTAAGAATATTAAGTCTGATAACGGGTACGATTGCTTCACTGTTGGGAATTGGTGGCAGTGTAATTATTGTGCCTTTTTTCAGGTATTATCGTGTCCCGATGAATAAGGTATCCGGGTTAGCGAATGCCCTGGCTATTCCAAGTGGCGTTGTAGGGAGTATTATTTTCGCATTGGCAGGCTCTCAGGAAACCCATCTTCCACCTTATAGTACAGGTTATATCTATTGGCCCGCAGTACTCGGTATTTTTATTGGTAGCACTTTGGGGGTAAAGATAGGAGGCTATTTAAGTAAAATTATGCCCGATATCTTATATGGAAAGATTTATGCGTTGTTATTGTTATTAGTATTTATTAGCATGGCCCTTCACTAG
- a CDS encoding disulfide bond formation protein B, with product MITQTKIHQWGNCFGLILVCAVLLFAFYDQLYNHDLPCPLCLLQRACFIGIGLCLCMNLTTGIKITHYGLMTLTSLLGLGIALRQIFLHVAPGDLGYGSPLLGLYLYTWSAIGFVVIIGVIAIAQLFEHAFLEDNNAPPSRWLYLLMGFFLLLILANGISTFIECGPFVCKSNPQHYYLLDTMA from the coding sequence ATGATTACTCAAACCAAGATTCATCAATGGGGTAATTGTTTTGGCCTTATCCTGGTCTGTGCAGTATTGTTGTTCGCCTTTTATGATCAACTTTACAACCATGACTTACCCTGCCCGCTTTGCCTCTTACAACGAGCTTGCTTTATAGGTATCGGCCTTTGCTTGTGTATGAATCTCACAACGGGTATTAAAATTACGCATTATGGGTTAATGACCTTAACATCGCTTCTGGGGCTTGGTATTGCCTTACGTCAAATTTTTCTTCATGTTGCACCGGGTGATTTAGGTTATGGATCTCCTTTACTTGGCTTATATCTCTACACCTGGTCTGCGATTGGTTTCGTTGTCATTATCGGTGTAATTGCCATTGCTCAATTATTTGAACATGCATTTTTAGAAGACAACAACGCACCTCCCAGTCGCTGGCTTTATCTACTAATGGGCTTTTTCCTGCTCTTGATTCTTGCTAACGGAATCAGTACATTCATCGAATGTGGCCCTTTTGTCTGTAAATCTAATCCACAACATTATTACTTACTGGATACAATGGCCTAA
- the dut gene encoding dUTP diphosphatase, whose protein sequence is MEQAIQVKILDPRVGSSIPLPSYATSGSAGLDLRVCIDEPLQIGPQETFLLPTGLAIYIADPNLAAVILPRSGLGHKHGIVLGNLVGLIDSDYQGELKISCWNRNQEHFTVNPGERIAQLVFLPVVRAAFTVVDSFTESSRGQGGFGSSGRH, encoded by the coding sequence ATGGAACAAGCCATTCAAGTAAAAATTCTCGATCCACGGGTAGGTAGCAGCATCCCGCTTCCCAGCTATGCAACGTCGGGTTCGGCAGGGTTAGATTTGCGTGTTTGTATTGATGAGCCCTTGCAGATTGGGCCACAAGAAACGTTTTTGCTGCCCACAGGGCTTGCTATTTATATTGCTGATCCCAATTTAGCGGCTGTTATTTTACCGCGTTCAGGCCTGGGGCATAAACACGGTATTGTTTTGGGTAATTTGGTTGGTTTGATTGATTCTGATTATCAAGGGGAGCTAAAAATTTCCTGTTGGAATCGTAATCAGGAACATTTTACGGTGAATCCAGGAGAGCGTATTGCCCAGCTGGTTTTTTTACCCGTGGTACGAGCAGCTTTTACTGTGGTTGATTCGTTTACAGAAAGTAGTCGTGGCCAAGGCGGCTTTGGTAGTTCCGGGAGACATTAA
- a CDS encoding GNAT family N-acetyltransferase: MLKTPEANIHLVAANLNDYPRLQNLARFYVYDMSRYCGFLPGWDCPETGLYECYDCKKYFTEKERYPFLIRVDKELAGFVLINKVGTTPTIDWNVGEFFVIAKFQRQGVGQQIAKRLWQQFSGHWEVAVIPQNKRGLNFWRNTIGEFSKNQFSETVTPVSYDLTNPRIIFHFIAKERNE; encoded by the coding sequence ATGCTAAAAACACCTGAAGCAAACATTCATCTTGTTGCCGCCAATTTAAATGATTACCCAAGACTGCAGAATCTGGCGCGATTTTACGTCTACGACATGTCGCGATATTGTGGCTTCTTGCCCGGCTGGGATTGCCCTGAAACTGGCCTTTATGAATGTTATGATTGTAAAAAATACTTTACTGAAAAAGAACGCTATCCCTTCCTCATCCGCGTAGATAAAGAACTCGCCGGTTTTGTATTGATTAATAAAGTGGGCACAACGCCGACTATTGACTGGAACGTCGGTGAGTTTTTTGTCATTGCGAAATTTCAACGCCAGGGAGTAGGCCAGCAGATCGCCAAACGACTATGGCAGCAATTTTCAGGACACTGGGAAGTGGCTGTCATTCCGCAAAATAAGCGGGGATTAAATTTCTGGCGCAATACGATTGGTGAATTTAGTAAAAACCAATTTAGTGAAACGGTAACACCAGTATCCTACGATCTTACTAACCCACGTATTATTTTTCATTTTATCGCCAAGGAAAGAAATGAATAA
- a CDS encoding DUF5993 family protein, with protein sequence MTLLYLCYFAVGLQIVFKPNRFVKLQFLVCLLLTTFWFNYHSHLVHL encoded by the coding sequence ATGACTTTATTGTATCTTTGCTATTTTGCTGTTGGGTTACAAATTGTTTTTAAACCCAATCGCTTTGTAAAACTGCAATTCCTGGTTTGTTTGTTATTGACTACGTTTTGGTTTAACTATCACAGCCATCTGGTGCATCTATGA
- the radC gene encoding RadC family protein yields the protein MSGSRPAQPLRLREKLLTQGVKSLSDAELLAVFISSGNNKKNCLQLAFDLIHHLGDLRAILNADHHSFKQIQGLGLVRYLQLQAIQEICRRSDFISLQKNISLTDSYQTYTYLKRQLRDKKNEIFVALFLDNQHRILAYEELFSGTINTATIHPRPIVERILKLNAAALILAHNHPSGISDASPQDREVTIRLCHALELVDARLVDHLIVGDNEVYSIMHGMKWCCH from the coding sequence ATGAGTGGCTCTCGACCAGCACAGCCATTGCGCTTGCGTGAAAAACTATTAACTCAAGGGGTTAAAAGCCTCTCCGATGCCGAATTACTGGCTGTTTTTATCAGTTCGGGCAATAATAAAAAAAACTGCTTACAACTCGCGTTTGACTTAATCCACCATCTAGGCGATTTACGCGCTATACTCAACGCCGATCACCATAGCTTCAAACAAATCCAAGGGCTGGGGCTGGTACGTTATCTGCAATTGCAGGCAATTCAGGAGATCTGTCGGCGCAGTGATTTTATCAGCTTACAAAAAAATATTTCGCTAACTGACTCTTATCAAACCTACACTTATTTGAAACGGCAATTGCGCGATAAAAAAAATGAAATCTTCGTCGCCTTGTTTTTAGATAATCAGCATCGAATCCTTGCTTATGAAGAATTATTTTCAGGCACAATCAACACAGCGACTATTCATCCCCGCCCTATTGTTGAACGCATACTTAAACTCAATGCTGCAGCGTTAATCCTGGCCCACAATCACCCATCCGGTATATCCGATGCCAGCCCGCAGGATAGAGAAGTGACAATCCGTCTATGCCATGCCCTGGAATTAGTCGATGCTCGCCTGGTGGATCATTTAATCGTTGGTGATAATGAAGTGTATTCCATCATGCATGGAATGAAATGGTGTTGCCACTAA
- a CDS encoding FAD-dependent oxidoreductase — protein sequence MAEDILDVLVVGAGPVGLFCANELARHGMRCRIIDKKAGLSDKSKALAIHIRTLDVLEDCGFIEEVLAQGLKVEGVLLKAHGRLLVDVNFSLVEGDRHYLIDLPQDKTEQILYEELMSKGLKVEWQTELTGIEPVNNHTIATLKKADGSNEQVNAAWIIACDGSHSTLRHLVNADFLGSTYKEVWWLADLLIDWNLPENKMALFVTHHGPMAAFPMGNKRYRLVLVAPEGSTINDTPTVQDIEHAFKERTSESATLSNPVWITQFGIHHRQIQQYRHGRVFFAGDAAHIHSPMGGQGLNTGIQDIYNLVWKLALVKKGLAHDSLLDSYHKERYPIGKEVLKKTDFLTKLITIRNPFLIYSRNLFVRFITSFKFVKRYFTRDMAELSISYAQSPIVKILGIPTKFKIGEFAPNFSFTDIHSKEKKQLHQMIQGTMHHLFLFAGQNKNQFPALLETAALINQQFKEIIKVHVVLSDSNEALHLDSVLIDDNQEVHQQFAIQQTTALLIRPDKYIGLTQSPVNKDSLLAYMKNIYMSK from the coding sequence ATGGCTGAGGATATTCTGGATGTATTGGTGGTTGGTGCAGGACCTGTGGGTTTGTTTTGTGCTAATGAATTAGCCCGGCATGGTATGCGTTGCCGAATTATCGATAAAAAAGCGGGATTAAGTGATAAATCCAAAGCGCTGGCGATTCATATCCGCACCCTGGACGTTCTGGAGGACTGTGGTTTTATTGAAGAGGTTTTAGCCCAAGGCCTAAAAGTCGAAGGGGTTTTACTTAAAGCACATGGAAGATTGCTGGTCGATGTTAATTTCTCTCTTGTAGAAGGCGATCGCCATTATCTGATTGACCTGCCTCAGGATAAAACAGAGCAAATATTATACGAAGAACTTATGTCGAAAGGGTTAAAAGTGGAATGGCAAACCGAGTTAACTGGCATTGAACCCGTTAACAATCATACCATCGCCACTTTAAAGAAGGCTGATGGCAGCAACGAACAGGTTAATGCCGCCTGGATTATTGCCTGTGACGGCTCTCATAGTACGCTAAGGCATTTGGTTAATGCCGATTTTCTGGGTTCCACTTATAAAGAAGTTTGGTGGCTTGCTGATCTTCTTATTGATTGGAATTTACCAGAAAACAAAATGGCTCTCTTTGTCACCCACCACGGGCCTATGGCAGCATTTCCAATGGGGAATAAACGTTATCGACTCGTCCTGGTTGCCCCCGAGGGCTCCACGATCAATGACACCCCTACTGTTCAGGATATAGAACACGCCTTTAAAGAACGTACCAGTGAGAGTGCCACTTTATCTAACCCGGTCTGGATTACACAATTCGGTATTCATCACCGGCAAATCCAGCAATATCGGCATGGCAGAGTATTTTTTGCAGGGGATGCCGCGCATATTCACAGCCCGATGGGTGGCCAGGGTCTCAATACGGGAATACAAGATATTTATAATTTGGTTTGGAAATTGGCCTTGGTAAAAAAAGGATTAGCGCACGACAGTTTATTGGATAGTTATCACAAGGAACGTTACCCCATTGGCAAAGAAGTATTGAAAAAAACAGACTTTCTGACCAAGCTGATTACTATCAGAAATCCTTTCCTTATCTATTCGCGTAATCTCTTCGTTCGTTTTATTACCTCTTTCAAGTTTGTTAAGCGTTACTTTACGCGGGATATGGCTGAATTATCCATTTCTTATGCCCAGAGCCCCATAGTAAAAATTTTGGGCATTCCCACGAAATTTAAAATTGGTGAATTTGCTCCAAATTTCTCATTCACAGATATTCACAGTAAAGAAAAAAAACAATTGCATCAAATGATTCAAGGAACGATGCATCATTTATTCTTGTTCGCCGGGCAAAATAAGAATCAATTTCCCGCTTTACTTGAAACTGCAGCTCTAATCAATCAGCAGTTTAAGGAAATCATCAAGGTTCATGTAGTGCTATCCGATTCCAATGAAGCACTCCATTTAGACTCCGTCTTAATCGATGACAATCAAGAAGTGCACCAACAGTTTGCCATTCAACAAACGACAGCTTTGTTAATTCGTCCCGACAAATATATAGGGTTGACACAATCACCGGTGAACAAAGATAGTTTACTCGCCTATATGAAAAACATTTATATGAGTAAATGA
- a CDS encoding phosphatase, producing MRLLACLFFLVCSCCLQADTMDHYMNISNNIPQMEMKADPQAQAWARSARNVLIIANESIAETLIQANEAAKSHGRALFCLPPGTTLNAITLNGIILQTYREISSQQSDKDKMTVSQVAWLGVTKNYPCPAQTAHDNQMQHMSELLAH from the coding sequence ATGCGTCTTTTAGCTTGCCTTTTCTTTCTTGTCTGTTCCTGCTGCCTCCAGGCAGACACAATGGACCATTATATGAATATCTCTAATAATATCCCGCAAATGGAGATGAAGGCTGATCCGCAAGCCCAGGCTTGGGCGAGATCCGCACGCAATGTGTTAATCATTGCTAACGAAAGCATTGCTGAAACCTTAATTCAAGCGAACGAAGCAGCGAAAAGCCATGGTAGAGCCTTGTTTTGTCTTCCTCCCGGGACAACTTTAAACGCCATTACCCTCAATGGCATTATTCTGCAAACGTATCGTGAAATCTCCAGTCAACAAAGTGATAAAGATAAAATGACTGTTTCGCAAGTAGCCTGGTTAGGAGTCACCAAAAATTATCCTTGCCCTGCTCAAACAGCCCATGATAATCAAATGCAACACATGAGTGAGCTCTTAGCCCATTAA
- the coaBC gene encoding bifunctional phosphopantothenoylcysteine decarboxylase/phosphopantothenate--cysteine ligase CoaBC translates to MQDFANKKIVLGICGGIAAYKSAYLVRELSRLGAEVRVIMTESAQQFITPLTLQALSGHDVRVDLFDQQAERAMGHIELARWADYLLIAPASANCLAKMANGLADDLLTTLYLVAETPVIVCPAMNKSMWLHPATQANCELLAQRGVILVGPEEGSQACGEQGFGRLSEIDNIINALRLEQVSQLLQGKNVLITAGPTREAIDPVRYVSNHSSGKMGYALAQAACLAGAQVTLISGPTSLVPPPGVLCDCVDSAQAMYESVMHHLQTGMIFIATAAVADYGLQAPAQEKIKKQDKQELTLHLKANPDILAAVAASGKASYVVGFAAETTEVIKHAKDKLRAKKLDMIIANQVGGGLGFDSDSNQVTVLTAKGQTELPLTHKTRLAGQIIAILAANLQNAGIKN, encoded by the coding sequence ATGCAAGATTTTGCCAATAAAAAAATTGTTCTTGGAATCTGCGGAGGGATTGCTGCTTATAAATCGGCCTATCTGGTGCGTGAATTGAGCCGTTTGGGAGCAGAGGTTCGTGTCATTATGACAGAATCTGCACAGCAATTTATAACACCGCTAACCTTACAAGCCTTGAGTGGTCATGATGTCCGTGTTGACTTGTTTGATCAGCAAGCGGAACGTGCCATGGGGCATATTGAGTTAGCGCGCTGGGCTGATTACCTGTTAATCGCTCCCGCTTCTGCCAATTGTCTGGCGAAGATGGCGAACGGACTTGCTGATGATCTATTAACGACGCTGTATTTGGTAGCAGAAACACCGGTTATTGTTTGTCCAGCCATGAATAAAAGTATGTGGTTACACCCTGCTACACAAGCTAATTGCGAACTATTGGCTCAACGGGGTGTTATTTTGGTAGGTCCTGAGGAAGGTTCACAGGCCTGTGGCGAACAAGGATTTGGACGTTTGAGTGAAATAGATAATATTATCAATGCATTACGCTTAGAGCAGGTGAGTCAACTATTACAAGGTAAAAATGTGTTGATTACAGCGGGCCCCACGCGGGAAGCTATTGATCCAGTGCGTTATGTCAGTAACCATAGTTCTGGGAAAATGGGTTATGCCCTTGCACAAGCCGCCTGTTTAGCGGGTGCTCAGGTTACTTTAATCTCTGGACCAACTTCTTTAGTGCCACCTCCTGGTGTGTTATGTGATTGCGTTGATTCCGCACAAGCGATGTATGAGTCCGTGATGCACCACTTGCAGACCGGCATGATTTTTATTGCTACGGCTGCTGTAGCAGATTATGGTCTGCAGGCACCGGCGCAAGAGAAAATTAAAAAGCAGGATAAACAAGAACTAACCCTTCATCTCAAGGCTAATCCGGATATTCTTGCGGCAGTTGCAGCAAGTGGTAAGGCATCCTATGTGGTAGGCTTTGCCGCTGAAACGACAGAGGTTATCAAGCACGCGAAAGACAAATTGCGTGCTAAAAAACTTGATATGATCATTGCGAATCAAGTCGGTGGCGGCTTAGGGTTTGATAGCGATTCCAATCAGGTCACCGTGTTGACTGCAAAAGGACAAACCGAATTGCCGTTGACCCATAAAACCAGACTTGCAGGGCAAATTATTGCAATTCTGGCAGCAAATCTTCAAAATGCTGGCATTAAAAATTAG
- a CDS encoding carboxymuconolactone decarboxylase family protein, with amino-acid sequence MSQKFSEITKGISTQLAKMRKEMPEVMAGFSSLAQAATKDGALDKKTKELIAMALAVANRCPGCIGFHSQALVKLQTTREELMETLGMAVYMGGGPSLMYAAEALEAFEEFSN; translated from the coding sequence ATGTCACAAAAATTTAGTGAGATAACGAAAGGAATTAGTACGCAATTGGCTAAAATGCGTAAGGAAATGCCAGAAGTGATGGCAGGCTTTTCTTCGTTGGCACAGGCAGCGACAAAAGATGGGGCTTTGGATAAAAAGACCAAAGAATTAATTGCAATGGCTTTGGCAGTTGCTAATCGCTGCCCAGGATGCATAGGTTTTCATTCCCAGGCGCTAGTGAAATTGCAAACGACTCGTGAAGAATTGATGGAAACTTTAGGCATGGCTGTTTATATGGGAGGGGGGCCATCATTAATGTACGCTGCTGAAGCTCTGGAGGCGTTTGAAGAGTTTAGTAATTAG
- a CDS encoding tetratricopeptide repeat protein, whose amino-acid sequence MDENNDTLFLEAYQLQREGKLPQAISLYEKLLQLAPNHGQALHFLGLAYAQLGDMDTAIDFLQQALRLQPNDASLYNNLANAYKNSHQLDNAILYYQKAIQLAPDYAQAQHNLATVYALQNDYTKALHHYRLAVHAEPDFTAAHFNLGLLLLQNNELAAAKTQFKNVLALQPDHLEALFYLGVLYLEANLLEEAEQAFENVLEEDKHHVQALTNLGVIALKREQGQLAVSYFTNALAIDNNHLDARNNLAATFMHHDRFENALMHYDVLLKEDSNNIEYLYNSGVAQMALGHLSEATGHFEKILELKPDHFAALNNLAAIYIRLEDKDHARTLLERAVAANPDDKASQHMLHALATDELNPPTCPEYASNLFNNYALYYDQHLQGQLNYSLPQQIAQLLHHLNLYKLNEVIDLGCGTGLTGVVLREISEHLTGVDIAAKMLTQAREKRIYDKLIEAELEIFLKKNNHHYDLAVAADVLPYFGKLDELFTVIANRLKPEGHFIFTVEISEEKPWQLQTSARFSHHVDYISQLCSQLDLQIIQQEKVIARRQHQEALPVMLFAVRKSIKLC is encoded by the coding sequence ATGGACGAGAATAACGACACCTTATTTCTGGAAGCTTACCAATTACAACGAGAAGGTAAACTTCCGCAGGCTATTTCTCTTTATGAAAAACTGCTGCAACTCGCCCCTAACCATGGACAGGCCTTACATTTTCTTGGTCTTGCCTATGCACAGCTGGGCGATATGGATACCGCTATTGATTTTTTACAACAAGCCTTGAGACTGCAACCTAACGATGCCAGTTTATACAATAATCTGGCCAATGCTTATAAAAATTCGCATCAACTGGATAATGCCATTCTTTATTACCAGAAGGCAATCCAACTGGCTCCTGACTACGCTCAAGCACAACATAATTTGGCTACCGTCTATGCCTTGCAAAATGACTACACGAAAGCACTTCATCATTACCGTCTGGCAGTTCATGCTGAGCCTGATTTTACTGCTGCCCATTTTAATTTGGGCTTACTATTACTTCAAAACAATGAACTAGCGGCTGCAAAAACGCAATTCAAGAATGTTTTAGCACTGCAACCCGACCATCTGGAAGCACTATTTTATCTGGGTGTACTCTATCTGGAAGCCAATTTACTGGAAGAAGCAGAGCAGGCTTTTGAGAACGTGCTCGAAGAAGACAAACACCATGTCCAAGCCTTAACTAACCTGGGTGTGATTGCACTCAAACGTGAGCAGGGTCAATTAGCAGTAAGTTATTTCACCAACGCGTTGGCTATTGATAATAATCATCTGGATGCCCGCAATAATTTAGCAGCGACATTCATGCACCATGATCGTTTTGAAAATGCGCTCATGCATTACGATGTGTTGCTGAAAGAAGACTCTAACAATATTGAGTACTTGTACAATTCCGGCGTTGCACAAATGGCTTTGGGACATTTAAGTGAAGCAACCGGTCACTTTGAAAAAATTTTAGAATTAAAGCCCGACCATTTTGCCGCACTTAATAATTTAGCCGCTATCTATATCCGACTTGAGGATAAAGACCATGCCCGTACTTTGCTGGAAAGAGCAGTTGCTGCCAATCCAGACGATAAAGCCAGCCAGCACATGCTTCATGCCCTTGCTACTGATGAATTAAACCCTCCGACCTGCCCAGAATATGCTTCTAACTTATTTAATAATTACGCCCTGTATTATGATCAGCATTTACAGGGTCAATTAAACTACTCGCTCCCCCAACAAATCGCTCAACTACTCCATCATTTAAATCTTTATAAATTAAATGAGGTGATTGATTTAGGCTGTGGGACTGGTTTAACAGGGGTCGTATTGCGCGAAATTAGCGAGCATTTAACAGGTGTTGATATTGCGGCAAAAATGCTAACCCAGGCACGAGAAAAAAGAATTTACGATAAGCTGATAGAAGCGGAATTAGAAATTTTTTTGAAAAAGAATAACCATCATTATGACTTAGCCGTTGCAGCCGATGTACTGCCTTATTTTGGAAAGCTTGATGAATTGTTTACTGTCATCGCCAACCGACTCAAGCCCGAAGGCCATTTTATCTTTACCGTCGAAATCTCCGAAGAGAAGCCCTGGCAGTTACAAACAAGTGCCCGTTTCAGCCACCATGTTGATTATATTAGCCAATTATGTAGTCAGCTCGACTTGCAGATCATTCAGCAGGAAAAAGTCATCGCCCGACGGCAGCATCAAGAAGCGTTACCTGTGATGCTCTTTGCCGTGCGTAAGTCGATTAAACTCTGTTAA
- a CDS encoding phosphomannomutase/phosphoglucomutase: MTYSQRQVERSVFRAYDIRGVIGKQLDENAFYSIGRAISCRLHALQRSKIFVARDGRLTSANLVNALKEGLLASGITVVDLGAVATPVMYYATCTQEGIDCGLMVTGSHNPSDYNGIKMVLAGKTLVQSDIDQLYELVTAGTRQDGVGKAQSFDIMNDYTNRILSDIKLQRRLKVVVDCGNGIAGPIIPQVITALGCEVIPLYCEVDGRFPNHHPDPTIEANLVDLKAMVAQHQADIGLAFDGDADRLGVISNLGEVIWPDRLLMLYARDVLSRNKEATIVYDVKCSSHLAEVIRAAGGIARMCPTGHSIVKAVMKEEQAALAGEMSGHIFFKDRWYGFDDALYSACRLLEIISASSQTVSEQFDAVPNSVNTPEIKIPIAEEEKFTFMQRFSEQAKFPDAEVITIDGLRVEFAHGWGLLRASNTTPCLVARFEAKDKASLEQIQSLFKTQLQLVNKNLVVSF, encoded by the coding sequence ATGACTTATAGTCAAAGGCAGGTTGAACGTTCTGTTTTCAGAGCCTACGATATTCGTGGTGTTATTGGTAAGCAACTCGATGAGAATGCTTTTTACAGTATAGGACGTGCAATTAGCTGCCGTTTGCATGCTTTGCAGCGTAGTAAAATTTTTGTTGCCCGCGATGGTCGTTTAACGAGTGCCAATTTAGTAAATGCGTTAAAGGAAGGCCTTCTGGCGAGTGGTATTACGGTAGTCGATTTAGGTGCCGTAGCTACCCCGGTGATGTATTATGCAACCTGTACTCAGGAGGGTATAGATTGCGGCCTGATGGTAACAGGCAGCCATAATCCCTCAGATTATAATGGGATAAAAATGGTGTTGGCTGGTAAAACGCTCGTACAGTCTGATATTGATCAGCTTTATGAGTTGGTGACAGCAGGTACGCGTCAGGATGGTGTTGGTAAAGCCCAGTCCTTCGATATCATGAACGATTATACAAATCGTATTCTTAGCGATATTAAACTGCAACGCCGTCTAAAAGTAGTGGTCGATTGTGGGAATGGCATTGCCGGCCCCATTATTCCCCAGGTCATTACCGCACTAGGTTGTGAGGTCATTCCCTTGTATTGTGAAGTGGATGGCCGTTTTCCTAATCATCATCCCGATCCAACGATAGAAGCAAATCTGGTTGATCTAAAAGCAATGGTGGCACAACATCAGGCAGATATCGGTTTAGCTTTCGATGGGGATGCAGATCGTTTGGGAGTCATTAGCAATTTGGGTGAAGTCATTTGGCCAGACCGTTTGTTAATGCTCTATGCGCGTGATGTTTTAAGCCGCAATAAAGAGGCAACCATTGTTTATGATGTGAAATGCTCAAGTCATCTGGCTGAAGTTATTCGCGCAGCAGGTGGTATTGCCAGGATGTGTCCTACCGGACACTCGATCGTGAAGGCCGTGATGAAAGAAGAGCAAGCCGCTTTGGCTGGTGAAATGAGTGGACATATTTTCTTTAAAGATCGCTGGTATGGTTTTGATGATGCACTTTATAGCGCTTGCCGTTTATTAGAAATCATCAGTGCAAGTTCGCAAACAGTGAGCGAGCAGTTTGATGCTGTTCCTAATAGCGTTAATACCCCTGAAATCAAGATTCCCATCGCTGAAGAAGAGAAATTTACTTTCATGCAGCGTTTCAGTGAACAGGCTAAATTTCCCGATGCGGAGGTAATTACTATAGATGGTTTACGGGTTGAATTTGCCCATGGTTGGGGGTTATTACGGGCTTCCAATACAACCCCTTGCCTGGTAGCGCGTTTTGAAGCGAAAGATAAAGCCAGTCTTGAGCAAATTCAGAGTTTATTCAAGACTCAGTTGCAACTAGTGAATAAAAATCTGGTTGTATCATTCTAA